In a single window of the bacterium BMS3Abin14 genome:
- the accC_1 gene encoding biotin carboxylase yields MPRLFSKILIANRGEIALRVIRACRELGVKTVAVFSDADRDALHTRFADESICIGPANSLQSYLNIPAIISAAEVSDAEAIHPGYGFLAENPEFAEVCEASGIKFIGPESAHIRTMGNKIMARALAVRAKLPILAGGVGGLDDPEDALESARNLGFPVIIKAAAGGGGRGIRVVHSEASFRASFSMAQSEAGASFNNPEVYVERFIESPRHIEFQILADTHGNIIHLGERDCSIQRRYQKLIEESPSPMLDEDLRERMGKAAIAVTKEAGYVNAGTVEFLVDKDMNFYFMEMNTRIQVEHPVTECVTGLDLVKEQIRISAGFHLAWEQKDVRFQGHAIECRINAEDPDDFRPNPGTIRFYYAPGGPGIRVDSAAYESYYIPPYYDSMIAKLIAHGRDREEALARMRRALEEFVIEGVKTTIPFHLRVLSETKFQRGEYGTDFLEKMLS; encoded by the coding sequence ATGCCCCGACTCTTCTCAAAAATCCTGATTGCAAACCGTGGTGAGATCGCTCTGAGGGTGATCAGAGCGTGCAGGGAACTTGGTGTCAAGACTGTGGCTGTTTTCTCCGACGCTGACAGGGACGCGCTGCACACGCGATTTGCCGATGAAAGTATCTGCATCGGGCCTGCCAACAGCCTGCAAAGCTATCTGAACATTCCGGCCATTATCAGTGCGGCGGAGGTCTCGGATGCCGAGGCCATCCATCCCGGTTATGGGTTTCTTGCTGAAAATCCTGAGTTCGCCGAGGTATGTGAGGCCAGCGGCATAAAGTTTATCGGCCCTGAATCGGCCCATATCCGAACCATGGGGAATAAAATTATGGCGAGGGCCCTGGCGGTCAGGGCAAAACTGCCGATTCTGGCCGGCGGTGTCGGTGGACTTGATGATCCTGAGGATGCCCTGGAAAGCGCAAGAAACCTTGGGTTTCCGGTGATTATCAAAGCGGCCGCCGGTGGAGGCGGGCGTGGGATCAGGGTCGTCCATTCCGAGGCCTCGTTTCGCGCATCCTTTTCCATGGCACAGTCCGAAGCCGGCGCCTCATTCAACAACCCCGAGGTATACGTGGAGCGTTTTATTGAGTCGCCACGGCATATCGAATTCCAGATTCTTGCGGACACACACGGAAATATCATCCACCTTGGGGAACGGGACTGCAGCATCCAGAGGCGCTATCAGAAACTGATCGAGGAGAGCCCTTCGCCCATGTTGGACGAGGACCTCAGAGAAAGGATGGGCAAGGCTGCCATTGCTGTTACGAAGGAGGCCGGATACGTCAATGCCGGCACTGTCGAATTTCTCGTCGATAAGGACATGAACTTCTACTTTATGGAGATGAATACACGCATTCAGGTGGAGCATCCGGTTACGGAATGCGTCACCGGCCTTGACCTCGTCAAGGAGCAAATTCGCATCAGCGCCGGGTTTCACCTGGCCTGGGAGCAGAAGGATGTAAGGTTTCAGGGCCATGCCATTGAGTGCCGTATCAATGCTGAGGACCCTGATGACTTTCGGCCGAACCCCGGCACAATACGTTTCTATTACGCTCCAGGCGGGCCGGGAATCCGTGTCGATTCAGCTGCTTATGAATCCTACTATATTCCCCCTTACTACGATTCCATGATCGCCAAACTTATCGCGCATGGACGTGACAGGGAGGAGGCTCTGGCCAGGATGCGCAGGGCGCTGGAGGAATTCGTTATAGAGGGGGTTAAGACGACAATTCCCTTCCATCTGAGGGTACTCAGCGAAACGAAGTTCCAGCGGGGCGAGTATGGCACGGACTTCCTTGAGAAGATGTTATCCTGA
- the accB gene encoding biotin carboxyl carrier protein of acetyl-CoA carboxylase — protein MELKEIREILKLIEKFGIQDFTLQRGDTKVRIRKGGAESGRVMAPVSQTPPSSEPVSGSITPPVSPEPSESLTVGENQFLVTSPIVGTFYRASAPDKPAYVEVGQVAGKGTVLCIVEAMKIMNEIECEVSGKVSAILVENAQPVEYGEPLFIIDLA, from the coding sequence ATGGAATTGAAAGAGATCAGGGAGATCCTTAAATTGATCGAAAAGTTTGGAATTCAGGATTTCACCCTGCAAAGGGGAGACACAAAGGTCAGGATTCGTAAGGGAGGGGCCGAAAGCGGCAGGGTAATGGCGCCGGTTTCCCAGACCCCACCCTCTTCCGAACCCGTTTCGGGTTCCATTACACCTCCGGTGTCCCCTGAACCATCGGAATCCCTCACCGTTGGAGAAAACCAGTTCTTGGTTACCTCTCCTATCGTTGGAACTTTCTACAGGGCGTCCGCTCCTGACAAACCGGCCTACGTTGAGGTTGGACAGGTTGCCGGAAAGGGAACAGTGCTCTGCATTGTCGAGGCGATGAAGATCATGAACGAGATCGAATGTGAGGTCAGCGGCAAGGTGTCGGCGATTCTGGTGGAGAACGCACAGCCTGTCGAGTACGGCGAGCCCCTCTTCATAATCGATCTGGCGTAG
- the efp gene encoding elongation factor P — protein sequence MIATNQFRKGLKIELDGEPFIVADFQHVKPGKGGAFVRTRLKSLVTGNVLDRTFRSGDKVKRPDFEEKEMQYLYSDENGFNFMDTNTYDQICIPGDELGDSKGFLSEQLSVTVQMFNGRPIGMELPIFVELQITRSDPGVKGDTASGATKPAELETGAVIQVPLFVEEGQVVKIDTRTGEYIERVR from the coding sequence TTGATCGCGACCAATCAATTCAGAAAGGGATTGAAAATAGAGTTGGATGGCGAGCCTTTTATTGTTGCCGACTTCCAGCACGTAAAGCCCGGCAAGGGTGGTGCGTTTGTAAGAACCAGGCTAAAAAGCCTGGTTACCGGAAACGTCCTGGATCGGACCTTCCGATCGGGCGACAAGGTTAAAAGGCCCGACTTTGAAGAGAAGGAAATGCAGTACCTTTACAGTGATGAGAACGGCTTTAACTTTATGGACACAAACACATACGATCAGATCTGTATCCCCGGGGATGAACTTGGGGATTCGAAAGGGTTTCTGTCGGAACAGTTATCAGTCACTGTTCAGATGTTTAATGGGAGGCCGATCGGGATGGAACTCCCAATATTTGTCGAGCTCCAGATCACCAGGTCTGACCCCGGGGTAAAGGGTGACACGGCCTCCGGAGCGACCAAACCGGCGGAGTTGGAGACGGGGGCCGTCATTCAGGTGCCCCTCTTTGTCGAAGAGGGACAGGTTGTCAAGATCGATACCAGGACAGGCGAATATATTGAGCGTGTTAGATAA
- the aroQ gene encoding 3-dehydroquinate dehydratase translates to MRKILIVQGPNLNLLGSRERQFYGSATLGEVHAQLRERGRQEGLDVVDFQSNHEGDIVDVIQGAPAKGFEAIIINPAAYTHTSVAIRDALIAVELPYFEVHISNIQSREDFRQISLVSEGASGIVSGFGPFGYTLALLGAAQILDGTHPKGGEDF, encoded by the coding sequence ATGAGAAAAATTCTCATTGTCCAGGGTCCTAACCTTAATCTCCTGGGAAGCCGTGAAAGGCAGTTTTACGGGTCTGCAACCCTTGGCGAGGTTCACGCCCAACTACGGGAGAGGGGCCGGCAGGAAGGTTTGGACGTTGTGGATTTTCAATCCAATCACGAGGGCGACATTGTTGATGTTATTCAGGGAGCGCCTGCAAAAGGCTTTGAGGCGATTATCATAAATCCGGCGGCCTATACGCATACCAGCGTCGCCATTCGGGACGCCCTCATCGCCGTGGAGCTTCCCTATTTTGAGGTTCATATCTCCAACATTCAATCAAGGGAGGATTTTCGGCAAATATCCCTCGTTTCCGAGGGGGCTTCCGGCATCGTATCCGGTTTTGGGCCATTCGGGTATACCCTCGCCCTTCTTGGAGCTGCGCAGATCCTTGATGGCACACACCCAAAGGGAGGAGAGGACTTTTGA
- a CDS encoding tetratricopeptide repeat protein yields the protein MGDQDIQRYEQMLADDPGSRVFAPLADAYRKANRLDEAIRAARAGLRHNPHYSGGLVVLGRALFEKGEISPALEAIQKAVDEAPENYLAQKTLAKISMEQGENARALRALQAAILLSPEDMEIQSDIENLQGKVTHPGGINFSSDDLAEEPSAPPEPQEPGMPDLEPLSEGIGSADSFQTPGPEAAVTAVEVSDMELPEFLSDLSALTNPSTEDIRDIDIIPEAVASPDVVHPDEQPSSPAAEDEIFTETLADLYAQQGAPDEAAHIYEQLLDEKPADEEINEKLRSVEEHQTGRAASSPAADVPGPAAEIVQGIPEAASPLENRPGSSRDPLQVLTDWLDKAERMKSR from the coding sequence ATGGGTGACCAGGACATCCAACGTTATGAGCAGATGTTGGCCGATGATCCAGGATCAAGGGTTTTTGCCCCCTTGGCCGACGCCTACCGTAAAGCAAACCGGCTGGATGAGGCGATTCGAGCTGCAAGGGCGGGGCTGAGGCACAATCCCCATTACAGCGGCGGCCTGGTGGTTCTGGGTAGGGCGCTGTTCGAGAAAGGTGAAATCAGTCCGGCGTTAGAGGCCATCCAGAAAGCTGTGGATGAGGCTCCGGAAAACTATCTTGCGCAAAAGACCCTGGCAAAAATATCCATGGAACAAGGGGAGAATGCCCGCGCCCTGCGAGCCCTTCAGGCCGCCATTCTGCTGAGTCCAGAGGACATGGAGATCCAGTCGGACATAGAAAATCTGCAGGGCAAGGTCACCCACCCCGGCGGCATCAATTTTTCCTCAGATGACCTCGCCGAAGAGCCGTCCGCACCCCCTGAACCGCAGGAGCCCGGGATGCCGGATCTCGAACCCCTGTCGGAGGGGATCGGTTCCGCTGACTCTTTCCAGACACCCGGTCCCGAAGCGGCTGTGACAGCTGTGGAGGTTTCCGACATGGAATTACCGGAATTTCTCAGTGATCTGTCCGCCTTGACCAACCCTTCTACAGAGGATATTCGCGATATCGACATTATTCCGGAAGCTGTCGCCTCCCCGGATGTCGTTCACCCTGATGAACAACCTTCATCCCCGGCGGCCGAAGACGAAATCTTTACCGAGACCCTTGCGGATCTCTACGCCCAGCAGGGGGCTCCTGATGAGGCTGCTCACATCTACGAACAGCTTCTCGATGAGAAGCCGGCTGACGAAGAAATAAACGAAAAACTTCGCTCCGTAGAGGAGCATCAGACAGGCAGGGCCGCCTCTAGCCCAGCTGCGGACGTCCCTGGCCCGGCCGCGGAGATTGTACAGGGCATTCCGGAAGCGGCTTCCCCGCTGGAAAATCGGCCCGGGAGCTCCCGGGATCCGCTTCAAGTCCTCACAGACTGGCTCGATAAAGCGGAAAGGATGAAAAGCCGATGA
- the aroB gene encoding 3-dehydroquinate synthase, protein MRMNGVIDVRLGSRAYPIRVEPGAWNLLPEFLGARTTGSRVIVVTDERVGSHYLDRLNKALGHTSYGIDIHTIPEGEGSKSFSEVERLCRRMASLGLERGDLVIAMGGGVVGDLAGLAASLYLRGVGLVQLPTSLLAMVDSSVGGKTGINIREGKNLVGTFHQPEAVFIDTRVLGTLDDRDWFSGMAEVLKTALALDRQLFDYLEGYSDLGPLGGVDVVRVITVSCLRKAEVVEEDERESGTRRVLNFGHTLAHALEASSGYGTFRHGEAVALGMRGAIMLSGEMCGLAMTEMRRALAMVDRIPVPGTVNLRGLSGFMSRDKKSIGGKIMTVLISEIGQAQVVPLEDAGILVDTLSRMGIGD, encoded by the coding sequence ATGCGCATGAACGGGGTCATAGATGTACGGTTGGGTTCCCGGGCCTACCCGATACGGGTCGAGCCAGGAGCGTGGAACCTTCTTCCGGAATTTTTAGGGGCGAGAACGACAGGATCAAGAGTAATTGTTGTAACCGATGAGCGTGTAGGTTCACATTATCTTGATCGCCTGAACAAGGCGCTGGGTCACACCTCCTATGGAATTGATATCCACACCATCCCGGAGGGTGAGGGGAGCAAATCGTTTTCCGAGGTCGAACGATTGTGCCGGAGGATGGCCTCCCTTGGTCTTGAAAGGGGAGACCTTGTCATTGCAATGGGCGGTGGGGTCGTTGGAGACCTCGCCGGATTGGCGGCGTCTCTCTACCTCAGGGGGGTCGGGTTGGTCCAGCTTCCCACCTCCCTCCTGGCGATGGTTGACAGCAGCGTCGGTGGGAAAACCGGGATAAATATCAGGGAGGGCAAGAACCTTGTGGGGACCTTCCATCAGCCCGAGGCAGTATTTATCGATACCCGGGTGCTGGGAACACTGGACGACCGGGACTGGTTCTCCGGAATGGCCGAGGTTTTGAAAACAGCCCTGGCCCTTGATCGGCAGCTTTTTGATTACCTTGAGGGATATTCGGATCTTGGGCCTCTAGGCGGAGTTGACGTCGTGCGGGTGATAACTGTTTCCTGCCTCAGAAAGGCTGAGGTGGTGGAGGAAGATGAGAGGGAATCAGGCACGCGGAGGGTTCTTAATTTCGGCCATACCCTGGCCCATGCACTGGAAGCATCCTCCGGGTATGGGACCTTCCGCCATGGCGAAGCAGTTGCGCTTGGGATGAGAGGAGCCATCATGCTGTCGGGCGAGATGTGTGGGCTTGCCATGACGGAGATGAGACGGGCGCTGGCCATGGTGGACCGAATACCGGTTCCAGGGACCGTTAACCTGCGCGGCCTGAGCGGTTTTATGTCCAGGGATAAAAAGAGCATAGGCGGGAAAATCATGACCGTTCTTATCAGCGAAATCGGCCAGGCACAGGTTGTTCCCCTGGAGGATGCCGGAATCCTGGTCGATACTCTCTCCCGGATGGGCATTGGTGATTGA
- the aroK_2 gene encoding shikimate kinase, whose translation MNTVFITGFMGSGKTTVGRILSHLTGDVFVDLDEEIVRRSGMAIAQIFAMHGEEYFRQMESAILMELASKGGILALGGGAVIDAGSRKLIMKSGTVVYLRASAATLIGRLRDGSASRPLLASAVLDDFVPTMLRERSAVYEDAHLIIDTDSLTPRQVADLVINKMGRSIR comes from the coding sequence TTGAATACTGTTTTCATAACCGGGTTTATGGGTTCCGGAAAAACGACCGTGGGCCGGATACTTTCTCATCTTACCGGCGATGTTTTCGTAGACCTCGATGAGGAGATTGTCCGCCGATCCGGGATGGCCATCGCTCAGATTTTCGCCATGCACGGTGAAGAATATTTCAGGCAGATGGAGTCGGCCATTTTAATGGAATTAGCCTCGAAGGGCGGAATTCTGGCCCTCGGCGGCGGCGCCGTTATTGATGCCGGTTCACGAAAGTTGATTATGAAATCCGGCACTGTCGTTTATCTGCGAGCATCAGCCGCTACGCTCATCGGGAGGCTGAGGGACGGGTCCGCATCGAGGCCCCTTCTCGCAAGTGCCGTTCTCGATGATTTTGTTCCCACAATGCTGCGGGAGCGTTCCGCTGTATATGAGGATGCCCACTTGATAATCGACACGGATTCTCTTACACCCCGGCAGGTTGCCGACCTGGTCATTAACAAAATGGGGAGGAGTATCCGGTGA
- the aroC gene encoding chorismate synthase, whose amino-acid sequence MLRFLTAGESHGESLTAIVEGFPAGFNVESEAIDRELVRRQKGYGRGQRMQIESDRVEIMSGVRGGKSLGTPIAMRIRNRDWENWKTVMAVDAGQVEARTVTRPRPGHADLAGGIKYAHKDFRNVLERASARETAARVAVGSLGRILLEKFHIYVLGHVLSIGGVGGSKVKLTRPQQGQEIENSPVRCLDRRAETAFIKRIEKAEAEGETLGGVMEIQAFGVPVGLGSYVHWDRRLDGDLARAVMSIPAIKGVEIGLGFSGSDLEGSQVHDPISFREKKGFFRETNRAGGIEGGVSNGEVIVVKAAMKPIPTLASPLSSVHFLSKRPTSAAVERSDVTAVPAACVIAEAVIAFVLAQHMCLKFGGDSLEEMQKNLNSYLDYVKSL is encoded by the coding sequence ATGCTACGTTTTCTTACTGCGGGTGAGTCCCATGGCGAATCGCTCACGGCCATCGTGGAGGGGTTCCCTGCCGGTTTTAATGTTGAATCCGAGGCCATTGACAGGGAGCTTGTCCGACGGCAAAAAGGTTATGGCAGGGGCCAGAGGATGCAGATCGAAAGCGATCGGGTTGAGATTATGTCGGGTGTCAGAGGAGGTAAAAGCCTTGGAACACCCATCGCCATGCGTATTCGCAACAGGGATTGGGAAAACTGGAAGACCGTCATGGCCGTAGACGCCGGACAGGTTGAAGCCAGGACGGTTACCCGGCCACGGCCCGGCCATGCGGATCTTGCCGGGGGGATAAAGTACGCCCACAAGGATTTTCGTAATGTTCTCGAAAGGGCCAGCGCCAGGGAAACTGCAGCTCGAGTGGCCGTTGGATCGCTGGGAAGGATTCTCCTGGAAAAATTCCATATTTACGTGTTGGGGCATGTTCTTTCCATCGGAGGGGTCGGCGGATCGAAGGTAAAATTGACCAGACCGCAGCAGGGACAGGAAATTGAAAACTCTCCCGTGCGGTGTCTGGACCGGAGGGCGGAAACGGCTTTTATCAAGAGGATCGAGAAAGCCGAAGCTGAGGGGGAAACCCTTGGAGGGGTCATGGAAATCCAGGCATTCGGGGTCCCGGTCGGTCTCGGAAGTTATGTCCATTGGGACCGACGGCTCGATGGAGACCTGGCCAGGGCAGTCATGAGTATCCCCGCAATAAAGGGGGTGGAAATCGGCCTTGGTTTTTCCGGATCTGATCTTGAGGGATCGCAGGTTCATGACCCCATCAGTTTTCGGGAGAAAAAGGGGTTTTTCCGTGAGACCAACAGGGCCGGGGGGATTGAGGGAGGGGTTTCCAACGGGGAAGTCATTGTAGTAAAAGCGGCCATGAAACCTATCCCGACCCTCGCTTCACCCCTCTCTTCGGTTCACTTTCTCAGCAAAAGGCCGACGTCGGCAGCTGTTGAGAGGTCCGATGTAACTGCTGTTCCAGCGGCCTGTGTCATTGCCGAGGCCGTGATTGCTTTTGTGCTGGCCCAACATATGTGCCTGAAATTCGGTGGAGATTCCCTGGAGGAGATGCAGAAAAATCTCAACAGTTACCTGGATTACGTTAAAAGCCTTTGA
- the pilQ_2 gene encoding type IV pilus biogenesis and competence protein PilQ precursor, producing the protein MKSVIKKLPWAMLALTLVIAGCAGQAGQVKESVEKAAVARVLSVTGEDLPDRVRLTIDGSAPLTYTVFRLSEPLRLIVDLADTDVTQLGDKIDVSLGNVTSVVPEQFDEEAGRIGRLEIGLSELWGYETSRVDNQIIIDFIKPVAVSEPEIAPAQAAVAVTPEEPVESPSTGMPQSGAPEVVELAVPGETTTEEANVTEAVAPVSEKPALEPATVVTKVLFYEENGHFSMELVGDGSLGKYDALNLTDPARLVVDVWGVSKGFKPRVIPVEMSGVARIRVGEHAKEGKLRFVLDLEAETVPPYVFDVRDDRLIVTLGVKGPSEITVKGTPEPVEKAVEPAVEPAAEVVPTPAIEPAAEVVPTPAIEPVAEAAPVPPPVPVISDIRYRTEEGGGAVLIIADSPVAYSVSQPDSRHLIVDLDKAKLPTRLVRSKDTRDVGGPLLALSSFNPKGKNGARVSLTYEEGTQFQVEQTGITLTVVLASPATEEAAAVPQAIPQEAPQGIKGKPAEAASRSRAQAAVSQEANGASMQATEIAKGPKYTGDLMTLDFKNADVLNVLRLIAEVSGLNIITGDNVGGKISMRMVNVPWDQALNVILETKGLGQIRQGNVVRIAPLAQIEKERNAALTAKKAQEQVEDLILKIIPLSYAKAGDVVSQLTPFLGSRGSINTDARTNSLIVKDVKRNIRKIEGLVADLDIPTPQVRIEARIVIVDESWSRNLGIKWGGHAATSGGTEIFGNAGVSDASYGGGDFAVNLPASNPTSILGVSFGSVGSFTNLDLRLSVMEQANKGKIISSPTLMVIQNQEASIEVNNPFPENRTSTSVDTEGATTTTSVSFSDIWTKLKITPQVTSNDDIFMSVSVEKDSKGQQATFENNTYTGVNSHKLDTKIIVKNNGTAVIGGVYTENKQDSKSSVPFLSKVPLLGNLFKSTAKEKNKEELLIFINASIVKN; encoded by the coding sequence ATGAAGAGCGTGATCAAAAAGCTTCCGTGGGCCATGCTGGCCTTAACGCTGGTGATCGCAGGCTGCGCCGGCCAGGCCGGCCAGGTGAAGGAGTCCGTGGAAAAAGCGGCTGTGGCCAGGGTTCTCTCCGTGACCGGGGAGGATCTTCCGGACAGGGTCCGTTTGACCATAGATGGTTCGGCGCCCCTGACATACACGGTATTCAGGCTTTCCGAACCACTCAGACTTATCGTCGATCTTGCCGATACCGATGTAACCCAGCTGGGTGATAAGATAGACGTTTCCCTGGGTAACGTGACCAGCGTCGTTCCCGAACAGTTTGACGAGGAGGCCGGACGCATCGGCCGCCTTGAGATCGGACTCTCAGAACTGTGGGGTTATGAGACGTCGCGTGTCGATAACCAGATCATCATCGATTTCATAAAACCTGTTGCCGTGTCCGAGCCGGAGATCGCCCCGGCCCAAGCCGCTGTAGCAGTGACTCCGGAGGAACCGGTCGAATCCCCCTCGACCGGGATGCCCCAATCGGGCGCGCCGGAGGTGGTTGAGTTGGCCGTGCCTGGGGAGACAACCACCGAAGAGGCGAACGTCACTGAGGCCGTTGCCCCCGTGTCTGAGAAGCCGGCCCTGGAGCCTGCCACCGTCGTAACCAAGGTTCTCTTCTACGAGGAGAACGGCCACTTCAGCATGGAACTTGTCGGGGATGGTTCACTGGGAAAATATGACGCATTGAATCTCACAGACCCAGCGAGGCTTGTGGTGGATGTGTGGGGAGTCAGTAAGGGATTCAAGCCGCGGGTTATCCCTGTGGAGATGTCTGGGGTAGCCAGGATCCGGGTGGGTGAGCACGCAAAAGAAGGAAAACTGCGCTTCGTGCTTGACCTTGAGGCCGAGACGGTGCCTCCCTATGTGTTTGATGTCAGAGATGATCGCTTGATTGTCACACTTGGCGTGAAAGGACCCAGTGAGATTACCGTAAAGGGGACCCCCGAACCTGTGGAGAAGGCAGTAGAACCTGCCGTGGAACCGGCGGCAGAGGTTGTTCCGACTCCGGCCATAGAGCCCGCGGCAGAGGTTGTTCCGACTCCGGCCATAGAGCCTGTCGCAGAGGCCGCCCCGGTGCCCCCACCTGTCCCTGTCATATCGGATATACGCTACCGGACCGAGGAGGGCGGCGGCGCAGTCCTGATCATCGCCGATTCTCCAGTGGCATATTCGGTTTCCCAACCGGATTCCCGCCATCTTATTGTGGATCTGGATAAGGCGAAACTTCCGACCCGCCTCGTCAGGAGCAAGGATACGAGGGATGTCGGGGGGCCTTTGCTGGCGCTCAGTTCCTTTAATCCAAAGGGTAAGAATGGGGCAAGGGTCAGCCTGACGTACGAAGAGGGAACACAGTTCCAGGTGGAACAGACTGGAATAACTCTTACGGTTGTTTTAGCCTCGCCTGCCACGGAAGAGGCGGCGGCCGTGCCCCAGGCCATACCCCAGGAAGCGCCCCAGGGCATCAAGGGTAAGCCGGCTGAAGCCGCGTCCAGATCCCGGGCACAGGCGGCTGTGTCCCAGGAGGCCAACGGCGCCTCCATGCAGGCGACAGAGATTGCCAAGGGACCGAAGTATACGGGGGATTTGATGACCCTGGATTTCAAGAATGCGGATGTTCTCAATGTCCTGAGGCTTATCGCTGAGGTCAGCGGCCTGAACATCATTACAGGCGACAATGTCGGCGGTAAAATCAGCATGAGGATGGTCAACGTTCCATGGGACCAGGCGCTTAACGTGATTCTGGAGACAAAAGGCCTTGGGCAGATCCGCCAGGGCAACGTTGTCAGAATCGCACCTCTCGCTCAGATCGAAAAAGAACGTAATGCCGCACTGACGGCCAAAAAAGCCCAGGAACAGGTGGAAGATCTGATCCTGAAGATTATCCCCCTGAGTTATGCCAAGGCTGGAGACGTTGTCAGCCAGCTGACCCCGTTTCTCGGCTCCAGGGGCAGTATCAATACGGATGCCAGGACCAACTCCCTTATTGTCAAGGACGTGAAGAGGAACATTAGAAAGATCGAGGGCCTTGTCGCCGATCTGGACATACCTACCCCACAGGTCCGTATTGAGGCGAGAATCGTTATCGTGGATGAATCATGGTCCAGAAACCTCGGTATCAAGTGGGGCGGTCATGCCGCTACCAGCGGGGGAACAGAAATATTCGGCAACGCGGGAGTGAGCGATGCGTCCTACGGCGGTGGGGATTTTGCGGTTAATCTGCCTGCATCCAACCCGACGTCCATCTTGGGAGTGTCCTTCGGGTCGGTGGGAAGCTTTACAAATCTAGATCTGAGGCTCAGCGTCATGGAGCAGGCCAACAAGGGCAAGATTATTTCGAGCCCGACCCTTATGGTTATTCAGAACCAGGAGGCGTCCATCGAGGTTAACAACCCATTCCCTGAGAACCGGACCTCCACCAGCGTGGACACCGAAGGTGCTACCACCACCACATCGGTATCCTTCTCCGACATCTGGACGAAACTCAAAATTACTCCGCAGGTGACGAGCAACGATGATATTTTCATGAGTGTTTCTGTTGAAAAGGACAGCAAGGGGCAGCAGGCCACCTTTGAGAACAACACCTACACCGGCGTAAATTCTCATAAGCTCGACACCAAGATCATTGTAAAAAACAACGGGACCGCCGTAATCGGCGGGGTGTACACAGAGAATAAACAAGATAGCAAAAGCAGCGTTCCTTTCCTGTCCAAGGTTCCTCTCCTGGGCAATCTTTTCAAAAGCACCGCAAAAGAAAAGAACAAGGAAGAGCTGCTCATTTTCATTAACGCTTCCATAGTCAAGAATTAG
- a CDS encoding Pilus assembly protein, PilP codes for MRSAWQRTCACFAVFSLVVLMVLGTVACQKSSPPPSTKVPVTVKPHKKTAAAPVAREGKAEGAGVFVYNPTGFRDPFVSLIKVHKVKSPVPEEQLTPLQRVSLSDLKVEGIVSMGKKVMAQVITPDGKPYIVAVGTPIGRNRGKITRITSENIVVQEEFEDYLGRKVTQETVLRLHEKKGESL; via the coding sequence ATGCGATCCGCTTGGCAGCGCACTTGTGCCTGCTTCGCAGTGTTTTCACTTGTGGTTCTGATGGTCCTCGGAACCGTGGCGTGTCAGAAGTCCTCTCCGCCGCCAAGCACCAAGGTTCCGGTTACCGTTAAGCCGCATAAAAAAACCGCTGCGGCGCCGGTGGCAAGGGAGGGAAAAGCGGAAGGAGCGGGTGTGTTTGTTTACAACCCCACCGGTTTCAGGGACCCGTTTGTTTCCCTTATCAAGGTGCATAAGGTGAAAAGTCCTGTCCCTGAAGAGCAACTGACCCCACTTCAGCGGGTTTCCCTTTCCGACCTGAAGGTCGAGGGAATTGTCAGTATGGGCAAGAAGGTCATGGCTCAGGTTATTACCCCGGACGGAAAGCCGTATATCGTAGCCGTTGGAACCCCTATTGGACGAAACAGGGGAAAGATTACAAGGATCACATCCGAGAATATTGTTGTTCAGGAAGAATTTGAGGATTATCTGGGCCGGAAGGTTACTCAGGAAACGGTCCTCCGTCTCCACGAGAAAAAAGGGGAGAGTTTGTGA
- a CDS encoding Pilus assembly protein, PilO: protein MAVDAETVANLSPAKKALLILVIAGVIVGLYWYSFYRGKAEIYNRLKTEYSNKQAKLNENQAIARNLPRFKEEVEKLNLQLTRVVQELPNKREIPNLLETLSNLGSINGLQVVYVRPMSDVNRDFFAEVPIQIKVKGGYHELGMFLDAVSKLPRIINVGNITMGHPVEDEETGSMVLDISAIATTYRYIEKGG, encoded by the coding sequence ATGGCTGTAGATGCCGAAACCGTCGCCAACCTTTCGCCGGCAAAAAAGGCGCTGCTGATTCTGGTGATCGCCGGGGTTATTGTGGGCCTCTACTGGTACTCTTTCTACCGGGGTAAGGCTGAGATATATAACAGGCTTAAGACTGAATACAGCAACAAGCAGGCGAAGCTCAACGAGAATCAGGCCATCGCCAGGAATTTGCCGAGATTCAAGGAGGAGGTGGAGAAGCTCAATCTTCAGTTGACCAGGGTTGTCCAGGAACTGCCTAACAAGCGGGAAATTCCCAACCTGCTTGAGACACTCAGCAATCTCGGATCCATCAACGGGCTGCAGGTCGTCTATGTAAGACCCATGAGCGATGTAAACAGGGACTTTTTCGCTGAGGTTCCCATCCAGATCAAGGTCAAGGGAGGCTATCACGAGTTGGGTATGTTTCTCGATGCCGTGAGTAAACTCCCCAGAATTATCAACGTTGGAAATATTACCATGGGGCATCCGGTGGAGGACGAAGAGACGGGTTCGATGGTTCTGGATATCAGTGCCATCGCTACCACCTACAGATACATTGAGAAGGGGGGTTGA